One window of Triticum dicoccoides isolate Atlit2015 ecotype Zavitan chromosome 5A, WEW_v2.0, whole genome shotgun sequence genomic DNA carries:
- the LOC119304149 gene encoding uncharacterized protein LOC119304149, with the protein MAYSGDRRPSPPPPPQPHATLSYLSPSAAPFTVGRTRGAAIPDPVPNAPANPSPYPDLPTAPSLYDSWVEPPASYMDLEAGAAAGYRGFANSDGFLVSENTHNGLYTGNHFGTTVQQPHPFTTCSSEWMEEKYPGIYQRTSKALPSDFGSSVIHQPSGSPNMFACLDKKPCSTPQPVNQHSPYSAYDNYTAQLPSSSTYPLDYNLSMPPVSASPEVCATTKSLSPTTDGHILESAFSSPYINPCRLNLDYFDSMQNEQKDLFGHQTAYKHYGDWSNSDNGTRIMGSYPLSRRGVGENYPLGESSETGRPVQPGTYPLNRHGVGENYLSGDTSESGRPVQPSSEVKSGFKSLQASCSNISPSEHAFSQPRDLFIEPLEVNNPVVDSPCWKGTPTVLQSSFGVKNDEAPFSANGSGDLHDLHQSKKLSEFGTSNSVLFPKCHDTSNPESDSCLPYYVNCLSSFSLPSGCKKSEGHSDAQPSIVGDFDGMARSSHPSYVSVDQGTRRENHVICKTGDNSENGVTPGQQGVVFLGKRTFEPIVLGRDFASHVVGMNEDSGKKVSSNVDAAPIANVRSLTKESLQGNTCVHKAVATLEGLYSEMPVKKGLEHLSHCSAGVEELVKISSDKVTRRSKTQEDLIKSIYNISVVLLSTCDGGYELEESEHALVQSTIHNLSSLSSKISKAALKNDDVNGNCCQTNTRCHGKNHQPEKFDGLDWENIGADFRAFILEDLTKLPEENVIGDTKDAQMLIYKNLWIEAEASMCKLKYELQLARMKLATKHCNQQTAAAPADSLGEAKASNLPKHKNSVCFEGIAGSSKQQNHVKERNIGNAALLPQGGDKVDADVFARLKVLKLRDESINCSRQVNAELQKGTSNYNRTDVVDDTVFDNAVDDRITSLVEDIIKERSEASSSEGGEADGATIAALNDFTSCNNNTSPLDEDTNIEQLESSESKIHGAFMAKLKDLMFCSDDVSSSNEGNAHQLQTASKNEFGQLEDVVMARLQVLKRREGNNSSAVNDGQEAFHSDDWAGHFETKHFGRGAHDELVQKTDLPDDAGSRAQSDEVDSKTASQYVSALLEESPIVSAPAEPASAQMHDEQLSNSPPEWEHVLKEDFFLPGNHLK; encoded by the exons ATGGCGTACTCCGGCGATcgccggccctccccgccgccgcccccgcagccgcaCGCGACCCTCTCCTACCTCTCCCCGTCCGCGGCGCCCTTCACCGTCGGCCGTACCCGCGGGGCCGCGATCCCCGATCCGGTCCCCAACGCCCCCGCTAACCCTAGCCCCTACCCCGACCTCCCCACCGCGCCGTCGCTGTACGACTCCTGGGTCGAGCCTCCCGCGAGCTACATGGATCTGGAGGCCGGCGCAGCGGCCGGGTACCGAG GTTTTGCTAATTCTGATGGGTTTCTGGTTTCTGAGAATACACACAATGGCTTATACACTGGGAATCATTTTGGTACCACCGTGCAGCAGCCACATCCCTTCACAACATGCAGCTCCGAGTGGATGGAAGAGAAGTATCCTGGAATTTACCAAAGAACGTCAAAGGCCCTCCCAAGTGATTTTGGGTCATCAGTTATCCATCAGCCTTCTGGGTCTCCTAACATGTTTGCTTGCTTAGATAAAAAACCCTGTTCCACACCTCAGCCCGTGAATCAGCATTCCCCGTATTCTGCTTATGATAACTACACGGCACAACTTCCATCATCCTCAACATATCCATTGGATTACAACCTGTCCATGCCACCTGTTTCTGCCTCACCTGAAGTATGCGCTACAACAAAATCATTGTCACCCACAACAGATGGCCATATATTGGAAAGTGCATTTTCCTCACCATATATAAACCCTTGCAGATTAAATCTTGATTATTTTGACTCCATGCAGAATGAACAGAAAGACCTCTTTGGACATCAGACTGCTTATAAACATTATGGTGACTGGAGTAACTCTGACAATGGTACGAGAATAATGGGAAGCTATCCACTTAGTAGACGTGGAGTTGGAGAGAACTATCCTTTGGGTGAGAGTTCAGAAACTGGGAGGCCTGTGCAGCCAGGAACCTATCCACTTAACAGACATGGAGTTGGAGAGAACTATCTTTCAGGTGACACTTCTGAATCTGGGAGACCTGTGCAGCCTTCATCAGAAGTGAAGTCTGGTTTCAAGAGCTTACAAGCATCATGTTCCAATATCTCTCCTTCAGAACATGCATTTTCTCAGCCTCGTGACCTTTTCATTGAGCCACTTGAAGTAAATAATCCTGTTGTTGATTCTCCTTGTTGGAAAGGGACACCAACTGTACTCCAGTCATCATTTGGTGTGAAAAATGATGAAGCTCCTTTTTCTGCTAATGGCTCAGGTGACCTCCATGATTTGCACCAAAGCAAGAAGCTTTCTGAGTTTGGTACAAGTAATTCTGTGTTATTTCCCAAGTGTCATGACACATCAAATCCCGAGAGTGATTCGTGTCTACCTTACTACGTAAATTGTCTTTCTTCATTCAGTCTGCCTTCAGGGTGTAAAAAATCTGAAGGTCATAGTGATGCACAACCATCCATTGTTGGGGATTTCGATGGTATGGCTAGGTCTAGCCACCCTAGTTATGTATCTGTAGATCAAGGCACCAGAAGAGAAAACCATGTGATCTGTAAGACAGGAGACAATTCCGAAAATGGAGTAACACCAGGTCAACAGGGAGTTGTTTTTCTTGGCAAAAGAACATTTGAACCCATAGTGTTAGGCAGAGACTTCGCCAGTCATGTTGTGGGCATGAATGAAGATTCTGGTAAGAAAGTTTCAAGCAATGTTGATGCAGCTCCAATTGCAAATGTTAGGAGTTTAACAAAAGAAAGTCTACAAGGAAATACTTGTGTCCATAAAGCTGTGGCAACATTGGAAGGTCTGTACTCGGAGATGCCTGTGAAGAAAGGTCTGGAGCATTTATCCCATTGCAGTGCTGGTGTTGAGGAGTTGGTGAAGATATCTTCAGATAAAGTTACCCGCAGATCCAAGACTCAAGAAGACTTAATCAAGTCAATTTATAATATCTCAGTAGTGCTTCTATCTACTTGCGATGGTGGTTATGAGTTGGAGGAATCTGAACATGCACTTGTTCAATCTACAATACACAATCTCAGTTCTTTGAGTTCCAAGATAAGCAAG GCTGCATTAAAAAATGATGATGTCAATGGAAACTGCTGCCAAACAAATACAAGGTGCCATGGAAAGAATCATCAGCCTGAGAAGTTTGATGGACTTGACTGGGAGAACATTGGTGCAGATTTTAGAGCTTTTATTTTGGAG GATCTTACTAAACTTCCAGAAGAGAATGTCATTGGTGATACTAAAGATGCACAAATGCTGATATATAAGAATCTATGGATTGAAGCTGAAGCTTCCATGTGTAAACTCAAGTATGAACTGCAACTTGCCCGCATGAAACTTGCGACAAAACATTGCAATCAGCAAACAG CTGCAGCACCTGCCGATTCATTAGGAGAAGCCAAAGCCTCTAACCTGCCCAAACACAAGAACTCTGTATGTTTTGAAGGGATTGCTGGTTCTAGCAAACAACAAAACCATGTGAAAGAGCGCAATATCGGCAATGCAGCCTTGCTACCTCAGGGAGGTGATAAGGTTGATGCTGATGTCTTTGCTCGACTGAAAGTTCTGAAGCTCCGTGATGAGAGTATAAATTGCTCCCGTCAGGTCAATGCTGAGCTGCAGAAGGGAACAAGTAATTATAACAGGACAGATGTTGTTGATGACACTGTTTTTGATAATGCTGTTGACGATAGGATAACTTCTTTAGTGGAGGACATCATCAAAGAGCGTTCAGAAGCAAGCAGCAGTGAAGGTGGTGAAGCTGATGGTGCTACCATTGCTGCACTTAACGATTTCACAAGCTGTAACAACAATACAAGCCCATTGGATGAGGACACCAACATAGAACAGTTAGAATCTAGTGAAAGCAAAATCCATGGCGCTTTTATGGCTAAGCTCAAAGATTTGATGTTCTGTAGTGATGATGTAAGTTCATCAAACGAGGGCAATGCTCATCAGCTCCAAACAGCAAGCAAGAATGAATTCGGTCAGCTTGAAGACGTGGTTATGGCCAGGCTGCAAGTCCTGAAAAGGCGTGAAGGTAACAATAGCAGCGCTGTGAACGATGGACAAGAGGCTTTCCATTCTGATGATTGGGCGGGTCACTTTGAAACAAAACATTTCGGTCGAGGGGCGCATGATGAGCTAGTCCAGAAGACTGATTTGCCTGACGATGCTGGGTCCAGGGCCCAATCTGATGAAGTGGATAGCAAAACTGCCAGCCAGTACGTCAGTGCATTGCTTGAAGAGTCTCCTATTGTCTCAGCACCAGCGGAACCTGCAAGTGCGCAAATGCATGACGAGCAGCTAAGCAACTCACCCCCGGAATGGGAGCATGTGCTGAAGGAGGACTTCTTCCTCCCAGGAAACCATTTGAAGTGA